Proteins encoded in a region of the Haloarcula sp. CBA1129 genome:
- a CDS encoding halocyanin domain-containing protein — translation MTDGRADVSRRGFLRTAAGATAASAAAGTATAQESTEGGGGGGGPPDFGGFLDQVGNFDGSVADATGQDSATVEVGVQANGGAFGFGPPAIHVDNGATVQFEWTGNGGGHNVVSDGEGPLDSGSAVSSAGVNYEHTFEEDGIYPYVCVPHEGLGMKGAVVVGTDYPTKSSGGGGGGESAGPPEVPNSAKTLGVATSFVMVATLGLAYFFIRYGGDYETPE, via the coding sequence ATGACAGACGGTAGAGCGGACGTGTCCCGTCGGGGCTTCCTGCGGACGGCGGCAGGGGCCACGGCTGCGTCGGCCGCAGCAGGCACTGCAACCGCACAAGAAAGCACCGAAGGCGGCGGTGGCGGCGGTGGCCCGCCGGATTTCGGCGGATTCCTCGATCAGGTCGGGAACTTTGACGGCTCTGTCGCCGATGCGACCGGGCAGGACTCGGCGACGGTGGAAGTCGGTGTCCAAGCCAACGGCGGGGCCTTCGGCTTCGGCCCACCGGCGATTCACGTCGACAACGGCGCGACCGTCCAGTTCGAGTGGACGGGCAACGGCGGCGGCCACAACGTCGTCTCGGACGGCGAGGGCCCGCTGGACTCCGGGAGCGCCGTCTCGAGCGCTGGCGTCAACTACGAGCACACCTTCGAGGAGGACGGCATCTACCCCTACGTCTGTGTCCCCCACGAGGGACTCGGAATGAAAGGGGCCGTCGTCGTCGGGACGGACTACCCGACGAAGTCCTCAGGCGGCGGCGGTGGTGGCGAGAGTGCCGGCCCACCGGAAGTGCCAAACAGCGCGAAAACGCTCGGCGTCGCAACCTCGTTCGTGATGGTCGCGACGCTCGGACTCGCGTACTTCTTCATCCGGTACGGCGGCGACTACGAGACGCCCGAGTAA
- a CDS encoding type II toxin-antitoxin system RatA family toxin encodes MDEVEVSTVVYVPPEEVYEFLLDFPGYARYSEYLDRVVQDGDGSPGTNYDLVFSWWKLSYTARSEVTDVSPPTRIDWRIVKDIDAEGYWAVEPDPESVPADVETASRVRFHVAFDPGSASDNAVDLPRLVSMDWVIEKVKPLIRKEATKIVERVVEDLEGQERDVDLEIHAGPDSV; translated from the coding sequence GTGGACGAAGTCGAGGTCAGCACGGTCGTGTACGTCCCACCCGAAGAGGTCTACGAGTTTTTACTGGACTTTCCGGGCTACGCACGATATTCGGAGTATCTCGACCGCGTGGTACAGGACGGCGACGGCTCGCCGGGAACGAACTACGACCTCGTGTTCTCGTGGTGGAAGCTCTCGTACACTGCTCGGTCGGAAGTGACCGACGTGTCGCCGCCGACGCGAATCGACTGGCGCATCGTCAAAGACATCGACGCAGAAGGATACTGGGCGGTCGAACCCGATCCAGAGAGCGTTCCAGCGGACGTGGAAACGGCGTCACGAGTGCGGTTTCACGTCGCATTCGACCCGGGGTCGGCCTCGGACAATGCCGTCGACCTCCCCCGACTCGTTTCGATGGACTGGGTTATCGAGAAAGTCAAGCCGCTCATCCGAAAGGAAGCGACCAAAATCGTCGAACGCGTTGTCGAGGATCTTGAAGGGCAGGAACGGGACGTCGATCTAGAGATTCACGCCGGTCCGGATTCGGTGTAA
- a CDS encoding helix-turn-helix domain-containing protein: protein MSASDIQSAETDSEHETSGWDAVRDLPPSAKLVAKVLEYNDTLTQSQLAEETLLPPRTVRYALSRLEDVGVIDSRFSFADARKRIYTLRVE, encoded by the coding sequence ATGAGTGCATCCGACATCCAGTCCGCTGAGACTGACAGTGAGCACGAGACCAGCGGGTGGGACGCCGTCCGCGACCTCCCGCCGAGCGCGAAACTCGTCGCGAAAGTTCTGGAGTACAACGACACCCTGACTCAAAGTCAGCTCGCCGAGGAGACGCTGCTGCCACCGCGGACAGTCCGATACGCTCTCTCCCGCCTCGAAGATGTCGGCGTCATCGATTCCCGGTTTTCGTTCGCCGACGCGCGTAAACGGATCTACACGCTCCGGGTCGAGTAA
- a CDS encoding tubulin/FtsZ family protein — protein MKVVLIGVGQAGGKVTQSLAQFDYDMGFDAVRGALAVNTARADLQSLDIDTALIGQDRVKGHGVGGDNELGAQIMQENATEVLDELDGRITTEAEAIVVVAGLGGGTGSGGAPMLARELKRIYEKPVYVLGILPGRDEGGLYQANAGRSLKTAAREADSLLLVDNDAYRGSGDSVAAGFERVNDAISQRVGLLFASGEAVEGVGESVVDSSEIINTLRGGGIASIGYASAEASEDAGENVNTITSVTRKALLTSMSLPNAVKADSALLVVAGDPERLSRKGVERARRWVEDQTGSMEVRGGDFPLGSDKIASLIVLSGVERSERVDEFMKRAREAADSQGGTTDPDEFTNDKLDGLF, from the coding sequence ATGAAAGTCGTCCTGATTGGTGTCGGGCAGGCTGGCGGGAAAGTAACCCAGTCACTTGCCCAATTCGATTATGACATGGGGTTCGACGCTGTCCGGGGGGCCCTCGCCGTCAACACGGCACGAGCAGACCTCCAGAGCCTCGATATCGACACGGCCCTCATCGGACAGGACCGCGTGAAAGGTCACGGCGTCGGCGGTGACAACGAGCTCGGGGCCCAGATTATGCAGGAGAACGCCACCGAGGTGCTCGACGAGCTCGACGGCCGTATCACGACCGAGGCCGAAGCCATCGTCGTCGTCGCCGGACTTGGCGGTGGGACCGGCTCCGGGGGCGCACCAATGCTCGCCCGCGAACTCAAGCGCATCTACGAGAAGCCGGTGTACGTCCTCGGCATCCTCCCCGGCCGAGACGAGGGCGGCCTCTATCAGGCCAACGCCGGTCGCTCGCTCAAAACCGCCGCCCGTGAGGCGGACTCCCTCCTGCTCGTCGACAACGACGCCTATCGCGGTAGCGGCGACAGCGTCGCCGCCGGCTTCGAACGCGTCAACGACGCCATCTCACAGCGTGTCGGGCTGCTGTTTGCCTCCGGCGAGGCAGTCGAAGGGGTCGGCGAGAGTGTCGTCGACTCCTCGGAGATCATCAACACGCTCAGGGGCGGCGGCATCGCCTCTATCGGCTACGCCAGTGCCGAGGCCAGCGAGGACGCCGGCGAGAACGTCAACACCATCACTAGTGTCACCCGGAAAGCACTCCTTACGAGTATGAGCCTGCCCAATGCGGTCAAAGCCGACTCTGCCCTCCTCGTCGTCGCGGGCGACCCCGAACGGCTCTCGCGGAAAGGCGTCGAACGGGCGCGCCGCTGGGTTGAGGACCAGACTGGAAGCATGGAGGTCCGGGGTGGGGACTTCCCGCTCGGCTCCGATAAAATCGCGTCGCTCATCGTCCTGTCGGGCGTCGAACGGTCCGAGCGGGTCGACGAGTTCATGAAGCGCGCCCGCGAGGCAGCCGACTCCCAAGGCGGGACGACGGACCCGGACGAGTTCACGAACGACAAGCTAGACGGACTGTTTTAG
- a CDS encoding alkaline phosphatase family protein has product MGLFDRLKGDDAPRVAFFGIDGVPFSLIDEHPDVFPNLTEMASDGSAGPIDSIVPPESSACWPALTTGVNPGQTGVYGFQDREVGSYDTYVPMGRDVQATRLWDRVTDEGRNATVLNVPVTFPPQRNVQRMVSGFLSPGVDKAAYPDELRDHLQDSDYRIDVNAKLGHDDDKSDFVEDAHKTLEKRYEAFKHYVEQDDWDLFFGVFMTTDRVNHFLFKDYERDGENQDAFLEFYKQVDAYLGDLRDRLPDDVTMVVASDHGFTSLDYEVHFNEWLQQEGWLDYETDDHSELGDISEDTKAYSLIPGRFYVNLEGREPNGSVPESEYESVRADLKEKLESLEGPDGKKVADRVVTKEDAFRGDHDDIAPDLTVVPNHGFDLKAGFKGSEDVFGVGPRNGMHSFDNATLLVDDPDVRIEDADLYDIAPTILDLLDHDFDRAKFDGSSLA; this is encoded by the coding sequence ATGGGATTATTCGACCGATTGAAGGGCGACGACGCACCGCGTGTTGCCTTCTTCGGCATTGACGGCGTACCGTTCAGCCTTATCGACGAACATCCTGACGTGTTCCCGAACCTCACGGAGATGGCGTCGGACGGAAGCGCTGGACCCATCGACAGCATCGTTCCCCCCGAGTCTAGCGCCTGCTGGCCGGCACTGACGACTGGCGTTAACCCGGGACAGACGGGGGTCTACGGCTTTCAGGACCGTGAGGTCGGCTCCTATGACACCTACGTCCCGATGGGGCGTGATGTGCAGGCGACGCGGCTCTGGGACCGCGTCACCGACGAGGGCCGCAACGCGACGGTGCTGAACGTGCCGGTCACCTTCCCGCCTCAGCGGAACGTCCAGCGGATGGTGTCGGGCTTCCTCTCACCGGGCGTGGACAAGGCCGCCTACCCGGATGAACTCCGTGACCATCTTCAGGACAGCGACTACCGCATCGACGTCAACGCCAAGCTCGGCCACGACGACGATAAGAGCGACTTCGTCGAGGACGCCCACAAGACGCTAGAAAAGCGCTACGAGGCGTTCAAACACTACGTCGAACAGGACGACTGGGACCTGTTTTTCGGCGTGTTCATGACGACGGACCGGGTCAACCACTTCCTGTTCAAAGACTACGAGCGCGACGGCGAGAATCAGGACGCGTTCCTCGAGTTCTACAAGCAGGTCGACGCCTACCTCGGAGATCTGCGTGACCGACTCCCCGACGACGTGACGATGGTCGTCGCCTCGGACCACGGCTTCACCTCGCTTGACTACGAGGTCCACTTCAACGAGTGGCTCCAGCAGGAAGGGTGGCTCGACTACGAGACTGATGACCACTCCGAACTCGGCGATATCAGCGAAGACACCAAGGCGTACTCGCTCATCCCCGGTCGGTTCTACGTCAACCTAGAGGGACGGGAACCGAACGGTAGCGTTCCCGAATCCGAGTACGAGTCCGTCCGCGCGGACCTCAAAGAGAAACTCGAATCGCTCGAAGGCCCGGACGGCAAGAAGGTCGCCGACCGCGTGGTCACCAAGGAGGACGCCTTCCGCGGCGACCACGACGACATCGCGCCGGACCTCACTGTCGTCCCGAACCACGGTTTCGATCTGAAGGCCGGCTTCAAGGGCTCTGAGGACGTGTTCGGCGTCGGACCGCGCAACGGCATGCACAGCTTCGACAACGCGACGCTTCTGGTCGATGACCCGGATGTCCGCATCGAGGACGCCGACCTCTACGACATCGCACCGACGATTCTCGACCTCCTCGACCACGACTTCGACCGCGCGAAGTTCGACGGCAGCAGCCTCGCCTGA
- a CDS encoding inorganic diphosphatase — translation MTNLWEDLETGPNPPEEIYAVVECLKGERNKYEYEKDIPGVVLDRVLHSNVHYPSDYGFIPQSYYDDEDPFDVLVLVEDQTFPGCVIEARPVALMKMDDDGEQDDKVIAVPIEDPRYDHIEDLDDIPQQTLDEIDEFFSTYKNLEEGKEVETLGWEDKEAAKDAIVHAQELYDEEFN, via the coding sequence ATGACGAACCTCTGGGAAGACCTCGAAACTGGACCGAACCCCCCCGAAGAGATCTACGCTGTCGTCGAGTGCCTGAAAGGCGAGCGTAACAAGTACGAATACGAGAAGGACATTCCCGGCGTCGTCCTCGACCGTGTCCTTCACTCGAACGTGCATTACCCGTCTGATTACGGTTTCATTCCACAGTCGTACTACGACGACGAGGACCCGTTCGACGTGCTAGTCCTCGTGGAAGATCAAACGTTCCCCGGCTGTGTCATCGAGGCCCGCCCCGTTGCCCTGATGAAGATGGACGACGACGGCGAGCAAGACGACAAGGTCATCGCCGTCCCCATCGAGGACCCCCGCTACGATCACATCGAAGACCTCGACGACATCCCACAGCAGACCCTCGACGAAATCGACGAGTTCTTTTCGACCTACAAGAACCTCGAAGAGGGCAAAGAAGTCGAAACGCTGGGCTGGGAAGACAAAGAAGCCGCAAAGGACGCTATCGTCCACGCACAGGAACTGTACGACGAAGAGTTCAACTGA
- a CDS encoding PadR family transcriptional regulator, with product MSEAQTVTDSPGIAKELTAFQQNILVILAEEPRYGLAIKRELEEYYNDEVNHGRLYPNLDDLVEMGLVEKSELDKRTNQYSLTESGKDAVLDQLGWVFGKFTSEDGRADELRDLIAAQQ from the coding sequence ATGTCAGAGGCACAAACAGTTACTGACAGTCCGGGCATCGCAAAAGAACTTACCGCTTTTCAGCAGAATATCCTAGTAATACTCGCTGAAGAGCCGCGGTATGGTCTCGCTATCAAGCGCGAACTAGAAGAGTACTACAACGACGAAGTCAACCACGGTCGCCTGTACCCGAACCTCGACGACCTCGTCGAGATGGGTCTCGTCGAGAAGAGCGAACTCGACAAGCGAACGAACCAGTACTCCCTAACAGAGTCGGGCAAGGACGCAGTCCTCGACCAGCTCGGATGGGTGTTCGGAAAGTTCACCTCCGAGGACGGTCGAGCCGACGAACTCCGTGATCTGATCGCGGCACAGCAGTAG
- a CDS encoding rnhA operon protein yields the protein MTDLPTDVTEQAERLTRLAREAVDDAEADAYRTERDETLAEYDYTARIRNDETGDVLVCHPAEWVDDGVIRPERVDDTDRGVEIRLSGPGDPDEWAEIDAENRAVVEAVTDAHGEIHGANAELLADFMGNHYAKPISEATPEEIEEFRDDYVRRNTWPTAEQQSVLDQSIRLTVEEAGGRVPDA from the coding sequence ATGACTGACCTGCCGACAGACGTGACTGAACAGGCCGAACGGCTGACAAGACTTGCTCGTGAGGCGGTCGACGATGCCGAGGCCGATGCCTACAGGACCGAACGCGATGAAACCCTCGCCGAGTACGACTACACTGCCCGTATCAGGAACGACGAGACTGGCGACGTGCTCGTCTGCCATCCCGCCGAATGGGTCGATGATGGTGTTATCCGTCCGGAGCGGGTTGACGACACCGATCGTGGCGTCGAGATACGGCTTTCGGGTCCCGGCGACCCGGACGAGTGGGCGGAGATCGACGCTGAAAACCGAGCCGTTGTCGAGGCTGTTACCGACGCACACGGTGAGATACACGGAGCCAACGCGGAGCTTCTCGCCGACTTCATGGGCAACCACTACGCGAAACCGATTTCGGAGGCGACGCCGGAGGAAATCGAGGAGTTTCGGGACGACTACGTCCGACGAAATACGTGGCCAACTGCAGAACAACAGTCGGTCCTTGACCAGTCGATCCGTCTGACTGTCGAAGAAGCCGGTGGCCGCGTTCCCGACGCGTAA
- the rnhA gene encoding ribonuclease HI, giving the protein MPVIECDEATARERLVDAGLDIQQGNTDHERWRVEYGGATAVAYEGKVVVQGEGTAQLEALLRGNDGGRVHAYFDGASRGNPGPASVGYVLVDDSGIVTEGGETIGTATNNQAEYRALIRAVEVARDYGFDDVHIRGDSELIVKQVRGEWDTNDPELRENRVRVRELLTGFDDWQIEHVPREINDRADELANDALDDD; this is encoded by the coding sequence ATGCCGGTTATCGAATGTGATGAGGCGACGGCTCGCGAGCGTCTGGTGGACGCTGGACTCGACATTCAACAGGGAAACACCGATCACGAGCGTTGGCGCGTCGAATACGGCGGTGCGACGGCGGTCGCCTACGAGGGAAAGGTCGTCGTGCAGGGAGAGGGGACCGCACAACTTGAGGCACTGTTACGCGGCAATGACGGCGGTCGCGTGCATGCATATTTTGATGGCGCATCGCGGGGCAATCCGGGGCCAGCCTCGGTCGGCTACGTGCTGGTCGATGACAGCGGAATCGTCACGGAGGGTGGGGAGACGATCGGAACAGCGACGAACAATCAGGCGGAGTACAGAGCACTCATCCGTGCGGTCGAAGTCGCACGCGATTACGGCTTCGACGACGTTCACATCCGGGGTGACTCAGAGCTTATCGTCAAACAGGTCCGCGGTGAGTGGGATACGAACGACCCAGAACTGCGCGAAAACCGTGTCCGCGTGCGCGAACTGCTGACAGGCTTTGACGACTGGCAGATCGAGCACGTTCCGCGGGAAATAAACGACCGTGCGGACGAATTAGCTAACGACGCACTCGACGATGACTGA
- the nreA gene encoding DNA repair protein NreA has translation MQLDEFIEGFEEDEAAQRRRLAAEKSYAITNHLEDVEQQFEAAVQGDSLFGSTAPEIFVGRSGYPNVSTGLLSPVDTDAAAAGFATSGDWYQEGLGIEDVLQRRTGMVNSTQTTSVDSVSAGGGRGNGGVHDVWNGFVGVQREVAIADHPVDVEVGLDGTPEMDVSFDDVGTPTGPRAHATGADLAENPHVPRPVEKTLSDDDWRAEGAMAYLYRRGFDVYDINTILSAGALGQASERSLVPTRWSITAVDDTVGQYVRGTLRNANTIDKPELWYNEYMGNRYWVVLAPGRWEFELVEMKAPQSVWNPRPETGYYMSSAHEGYEGRTAYVEETAGAYYAARLGVLEHLQERDKQAKCLVLREITDEYWAPVGVWQVREGVRNAFDGEPGTAQSFRETLTAIADQLPVSLGQLRRKSELVAGLQSQLSDF, from the coding sequence ATGCAACTCGACGAGTTCATCGAGGGGTTTGAGGAGGACGAGGCCGCACAGCGGCGTCGCCTCGCGGCGGAGAAATCCTACGCTATCACGAATCACCTCGAAGACGTCGAGCAGCAGTTCGAAGCAGCGGTACAGGGCGATTCGCTGTTCGGGTCGACGGCACCAGAAATATTCGTCGGCCGCTCGGGGTATCCCAACGTCTCGACGGGCCTGCTCTCGCCGGTCGACACCGACGCCGCGGCTGCCGGGTTCGCGACCAGCGGCGACTGGTATCAGGAGGGGCTTGGCATCGAGGACGTCCTCCAGCGCCGGACCGGCATGGTAAACTCGACGCAGACGACATCAGTCGATTCCGTCAGCGCCGGTGGCGGGCGCGGCAACGGCGGGGTCCACGACGTCTGGAACGGCTTCGTCGGCGTCCAGCGGGAAGTCGCTATCGCGGACCACCCCGTCGATGTGGAGGTCGGTCTCGATGGCACCCCTGAAATGGATGTGAGCTTCGACGACGTGGGGACGCCGACGGGACCGCGGGCGCACGCGACGGGTGCCGACCTAGCGGAGAACCCCCACGTGCCCCGACCCGTAGAAAAGACGCTGTCGGACGACGATTGGCGCGCGGAGGGCGCGATGGCGTACCTGTACCGACGTGGGTTCGACGTGTACGACATCAACACCATCCTCTCCGCGGGCGCGTTGGGACAGGCCAGCGAGCGGTCACTGGTGCCGACACGGTGGTCGATCACCGCCGTCGACGACACGGTCGGGCAGTACGTCCGTGGCACGCTGCGCAACGCCAACACCATCGACAAGCCGGAACTGTGGTACAACGAGTACATGGGGAACCGCTACTGGGTCGTTCTCGCACCCGGTCGCTGGGAGTTTGAACTCGTCGAGATGAAAGCCCCACAGAGCGTCTGGAACCCGCGGCCGGAGACGGGCTACTATATGTCTAGCGCTCACGAAGGGTACGAAGGACGGACGGCCTACGTCGAGGAGACAGCCGGGGCGTACTACGCGGCACGACTGGGCGTCCTCGAACACCTCCAAGAGCGCGACAAACAGGCGAAGTGTCTGGTGTTGCGGGAAATCACCGATGAGTACTGGGCACCTGTCGGCGTCTGGCAGGTCCGAGAGGGGGTCCGCAATGCGTTCGACGGCGAACCCGGGACCGCCCAGTCCTTCCGGGAGACGCTGACGGCCATCGCCGACCAACTCCCTGTCAGTCTCGGACAGTTACGGCGCAAGTCCGAACTCGTCGCCGGGCTTCAGTCGCAGTTGAGCGATTTCTGA
- a CDS encoding DUF4013 domain-containing protein, whose protein sequence is MIEDALRYQTQGDDWVKRVAIGGVVLFFGFFIVPLFTFQGYMLEVMRRVLRGETDTPPVWNELDLVDITVDGVRQTVVVLGYALLLGLTLAIPGLLIISGGLGGSEGLLLAGLLVAALLYFIGLLAMAVILPVATGNFVRADSIAAGFDRDVLSSVGTNRTMLMAVVLAFAVNIIVSVGATVLGFTIIGYLAVPFLAFVGQSAMMYIWGRGFADAYEEEYGEPPLASTTAVGGTRRSGPATTGAPSSEDGPSGDGYTDESSRSDDTDTDRFGTSAWDDADDGDSGRR, encoded by the coding sequence ATGATAGAGGACGCGCTTCGCTACCAGACACAAGGCGATGACTGGGTCAAACGCGTCGCAATCGGTGGCGTTGTACTGTTTTTCGGCTTTTTCATCGTTCCGCTGTTCACGTTTCAGGGATACATGCTCGAAGTGATGCGCCGGGTCCTCAGAGGCGAGACTGACACGCCACCGGTCTGGAACGAACTGGATCTGGTCGACATAACCGTTGACGGAGTCCGACAGACGGTCGTCGTTCTGGGGTACGCTTTGCTGCTCGGCCTCACGCTTGCTATCCCGGGCCTGCTGATAATCAGCGGTGGACTCGGTGGCTCGGAGGGGTTGCTACTCGCCGGCCTACTCGTCGCTGCTTTGCTCTACTTTATTGGACTCCTCGCAATGGCAGTGATACTGCCCGTTGCGACGGGGAACTTCGTCCGGGCGGACAGTATTGCTGCGGGCTTTGACCGTGATGTGCTCTCGTCTGTTGGGACGAACCGAACAATGCTGATGGCCGTGGTACTGGCGTTTGCGGTCAACATCATCGTCTCCGTTGGAGCGACCGTTCTGGGATTCACCATTATCGGCTACCTTGCGGTTCCGTTCCTCGCGTTCGTCGGCCAGTCAGCGATGATGTACATCTGGGGGCGTGGCTTCGCGGACGCATACGAGGAAGAGTACGGCGAACCGCCGCTTGCCTCCACGACTGCGGTCGGCGGGACACGCAGGTCCGGACCAGCTACGACAGGGGCCCCTTCGAGCGAGGATGGACCGAGTGGAGACGGCTATACTGACGAATCGAGTCGGAGCGACGACACCGATACCGACAGATTCGGCACTTCAGCTTGGGACGACGCGGATGACGGTGACAGCGGGCGACGCTGA
- a CDS encoding low molecular weight phosphatase family protein, with protein sequence MTDTPLKFGFVCVQNAGRSQMSAAFAERERARRGLEDEVEILTGGTDPADEVHPEVVEAMAELDIDLSDRVPKAVSDDELNSCTVVATMGCSTLELDADVAVRDWALDDPHGQSAERVREIRNEIEKRVTDLFDEFTDNSTN encoded by the coding sequence ATGACTGATACGCCGCTGAAGTTCGGATTCGTCTGCGTCCAGAACGCCGGCCGGAGCCAGATGTCCGCGGCGTTTGCCGAGCGCGAACGGGCCCGTCGTGGCCTCGAAGATGAGGTCGAAATCCTGACGGGCGGCACGGACCCCGCGGACGAAGTGCACCCGGAAGTCGTCGAGGCGATGGCCGAACTCGACATCGACCTCTCCGACCGGGTCCCGAAAGCGGTTTCGGACGATGAACTCAACAGTTGTACCGTCGTTGCGACGATGGGCTGTTCGACGCTCGAACTCGACGCCGACGTCGCAGTGCGTGACTGGGCGCTAGATGACCCACACGGACAGTCAGCTGAGCGGGTGCGGGAAATCCGCAACGAGATCGAGAAGCGTGTCACCGACCTGTTCGACGAATTCACTGACAACAGTACCAATTGA
- a CDS encoding FxsA family protein: MLRVIGLLLLIPLFDIVLLVALATGVLFPVPPLVLIALVVLTALVGMLLVRAEGRATLRKIQQRLAAGELPTDELIDGSLLIAAGAFFLTPGLVTDFVGLLLAVPFTRYPVRAATRRWVVQPYVDAKTGGFASGQVYVGGFPDDEGGPTGSGPTGPDGGPDSSAGSSSGTSFDPTEATDVDFEDNDEN, encoded by the coding sequence ATGCTCCGGGTTATCGGGCTGTTGCTGCTCATCCCGCTGTTCGACATCGTGTTGCTGGTGGCACTTGCGACAGGAGTCCTGTTTCCTGTTCCGCCGCTTGTTCTCATCGCGCTCGTCGTCCTGACGGCGCTAGTCGGCATGCTGCTCGTCCGCGCTGAAGGCCGTGCGACGCTCCGGAAGATCCAACAGCGGCTCGCAGCCGGGGAACTCCCAACCGATGAACTCATCGACGGCAGCCTCCTCATCGCCGCCGGCGCGTTCTTCCTCACCCCCGGTCTGGTGACGGACTTCGTCGGCCTCCTACTCGCGGTACCGTTCACCCGCTACCCCGTCCGCGCCGCCACCCGTCGCTGGGTCGTCCAGCCCTACGTCGACGCCAAAACCGGCGGCTTCGCCAGCGGACAAGTGTACGTCGGCGGCTTCCCCGACGACGAAGGCGGCCCCACCGGGTCTGGGCCGACCGGGCCAGACGGCGGCCCCGATTCGAGCGCTGGGTCCAGCTCCGGCACCTCCTTTGACCCCACCGAAGCCACCGATGTCGACTTCGAAGACAACGACGAAAACTGA
- a CDS encoding cytochrome P450 — MDSQQAITDAPEPVTPGDRPPRLGRVPFVDNTAAMLRDPLGFYDRAGAHEADVVGYSVAGTTGCFVCHPDLVEQVLVTDADAYEKGQLLQDTLGQFIGEGLFLLEGEEWQRQRTALQPAFYRERIATYGDTMTEFADRTATGWADGQRIDVLPHMQSLTLNILGKTLLDVDIETTADALEPLLDALRKRLDPRSLSAYLPLWVPTGTNRAVTNSLAEFQSTLDDVIAAREREDPSAREERDDVLSLLLSLDDETMDRERLGHQLLTFLVAGHDTTALTLTYALFLLANNPERQQRLHEELDATLENSRPTPEDLFELPYLDRVLNEVLRLYPPAFTVFRQPTEPVTLGGYDISPDAQLTLPQWLVHRDERWYDAPDAFRPERWNDDLEASLPDYAYYPFGGGPRHCIGMRFARMEAKLALATIAQQYAVEAVTEPPLSLAMQITLSPTAPIEVRLRER; from the coding sequence ATGGATTCCCAGCAGGCGATTACCGACGCCCCGGAACCGGTTACGCCGGGCGACCGGCCGCCCCGTCTTGGTCGCGTCCCGTTCGTCGACAACACCGCCGCGATGCTGCGTGATCCGCTCGGGTTCTACGACCGCGCCGGCGCTCACGAGGCCGACGTGGTGGGGTACAGCGTCGCCGGGACGACGGGCTGTTTCGTCTGCCACCCCGACCTTGTCGAGCAGGTGCTGGTAACAGACGCCGACGCCTACGAGAAGGGGCAGCTCCTTCAGGACACGCTCGGGCAGTTCATCGGCGAGGGGCTATTCTTGCTGGAGGGCGAGGAGTGGCAGCGACAGCGGACGGCGCTCCAGCCGGCGTTCTACCGCGAGCGAATCGCCACCTACGGCGACACGATGACCGAGTTCGCCGACCGAACGGCGACGGGCTGGGCCGACGGGCAGCGCATCGACGTACTCCCACATATGCAGTCGCTGACGCTGAACATTCTCGGGAAGACGCTGCTGGATGTCGACATTGAGACGACCGCTGACGCGCTGGAACCGCTCCTTGACGCGCTGCGAAAACGCCTTGACCCGCGGTCGCTGTCCGCGTACCTCCCGCTGTGGGTGCCGACAGGAACGAATCGCGCTGTCACTAATTCGCTGGCTGAGTTCCAGTCGACGCTCGACGATGTTATCGCCGCTCGCGAACGCGAGGACCCGAGCGCCCGCGAGGAGCGTGACGACGTGCTCTCCCTGCTGCTGTCGCTCGACGACGAGACGATGGATCGCGAGCGACTGGGCCACCAGCTCCTTACCTTTCTCGTTGCCGGCCACGACACGACGGCACTGACGCTGACCTACGCCTTGTTCCTGCTGGCGAACAACCCGGAGCGACAGCAGCGCCTGCACGAGGAACTCGATGCGACGCTGGAAAACAGCCGGCCGACGCCCGAGGACCTGTTCGAGCTGCCGTATCTGGACCGCGTGCTGAACGAGGTCCTGCGGCTGTACCCGCCCGCATTCACGGTGTTTCGACAGCCGACGGAGCCGGTGACGCTCGGCGGGTACGATATTTCTCCCGACGCACAGCTCACCCTCCCGCAGTGGCTCGTCCACAGGGACGAACGGTGGTATGACGCACCCGACGCGTTCCGCCCCGAGCGGTGGAACGACGACCTCGAAGCGTCGCTCCCGGACTACGCCTACTATCCCTTTGGCGGCGGTCCGCGCCACTGTATCGGGATGCGCTTCGCCCGGATGGAGGCCAAACTCGCACTGGCAACCATCGCCCAGCAGTACGCTGTCGAAGCGGTCACCGAACCGCCGCTTTCTCTGGCGATGCAGATCACGCTGAGTCCCACAGCGCCTATCGAGGTCCGACTGCGGGAGCGGTGA